A single genomic interval of Juglans regia cultivar Chandler chromosome 1, Walnut 2.0, whole genome shotgun sequence harbors:
- the LOC109011858 gene encoding acetyl-CoA acetyltransferase, cytosolic 1 isoform X2: protein MAPAALAPSSDSIKPRDVCIVGVARTPMGALLGSLSSLSATKLGSIAIEAALKRANVDPSTVQEVIFGNVLSANLGQAPARQAALGAGIPNSVVCTTVNKVCASGMKATMLAAQSIQLGINDVVVAGGMESMSNAPKYIAEARKGSRFGHDSLVDGMLKDGLWDVYGDCAMGSCAELCADKHTITREEQDAFAIQSFERGIAAKDSGAFAWEIVPVEVSGGRGKPSTIVDKDEGLGKFDAAKLRKLRPSFKESGGSVTAGNASSISDGAAALVLVSGETAVKLGLQVIAKITGYADAAQAPEFFTTAPALAIPKAISNAGLEASQIDFYEINEAFAVVALANQKLLGLNPEKVNVHGGAVALGHPLGCSGARILVTLLGVLKQKNGKCGVGGVCNGGGGASALVVELV from the exons ATGGCTCCAGCAGCATTGGCACCATCTTCGGATTCGATTAAGCCTAGAG ATGTATGCATTGTTGGTGTTGCACGTACGCCAATGGGTGCACTTCTTGGATCTCTTTCATCTTTATCTGCCACCAAGCTTGGCTCTATTGCTATTGAAG CTGCTCTTAAAAGAGCAAACGTTGATCCATCAACTGTTCAAGAAGTTATCTTTGGCAATGTCCTTAGTGCAAATTTAGGGCAGGCTCCTGCCAGGCAAGCTGCACTAGGTGCAGGAATACCTAATTCAGTAGTCTGCACCACCGTTAACAAAGTTTGTGCATCAGGGATGAAAG CAACAATGCTTGCCGCACAGAGTATCCAGCTGGGCATCAATGATGTTGTTGTGGCTGGTGGCATGGAAAGCATGTCCAATGCACCTAAGTATATTGCAGAAGCAAG GAAGGGATCTCGCTTTGGACATGATTCTCTTGTTGATGGCATGCTGAAAGATGGTTTATGGGATGTCTATGGTGATTGTGCCATGGGATCATGTGCTGAACTATGTGCAGATAAACATACAATTACAAGGGAGGAGCAG GATGCCTTTGCCATCCAGAGCTTTGAGCGAGGAATTGCTGCCAAAGACTCTGGTGCCTTTGCATGGGAAATTGTTCCG GTTGAAGTTTCTGGTGGAAGGGGAAAGCCATCAACAATTGTTGACAAGGATGAAGGCCTAGGAAAG TTTGATGCTGCCAAATTAAGGAAGCTCCGTCCTAGTTTCAAGGAGAGCGGAGGTTCTGTTACTGCTGGCAATGCTTCAAGTATAAg TGATGGTGCTGCTGCTTTAGTTTTAGTGAGCGGAGAGACAGCAGTAAAACTTGGGCTGCAGGTGATTGCAAAGATCACAGGGTATGCTGATGCTGCACAG GCGCCAGAGTTCTTTACTACTGCTCCAGCTCTTGCAATTCCTAAAGCTATATCAAATGCTGGTTTGGAGGCATCtcaaattgatttttatgaaataaatgaaGCCTTTGCT GTTGTGGCTCTTGCGAATCAGAAACTGCTTGGACTTAATCct GAAAAAGTGAATGTGCATGGTGGAGCTGTAGCCTTGGGACATCCTCTAGGTTGTAGTGGAGCACGCATCTTGGTCACACTGTTGGGG GTACTGAAGCAGAAAAATGGGAAATGCGGTGTTGGTGGTGTTTGCAACGGAGGAGGCGGTGCATCTGCCCTTGTTGTAGAGCTTGTATGA
- the LOC109011858 gene encoding acetyl-CoA acetyltransferase, cytosolic 1 isoform X1 — MAPAALAPSSDSIKPRDVCIVGVARTPMGALLGSLSSLSATKLGSIAIEAALKRANVDPSTVQEVIFGNVLSANLGQAPARQAALGAGIPNSVVCTTVNKVCASGMKATMLAAQSIQLGINDVVVAGGMESMSNAPKYIAEARLASTTIYVSLSFELNCKFSDQILKYRKGSRFGHDSLVDGMLKDGLWDVYGDCAMGSCAELCADKHTITREEQDAFAIQSFERGIAAKDSGAFAWEIVPVEVSGGRGKPSTIVDKDEGLGKFDAAKLRKLRPSFKESGGSVTAGNASSISDGAAALVLVSGETAVKLGLQVIAKITGYADAAQAPEFFTTAPALAIPKAISNAGLEASQIDFYEINEAFAVVALANQKLLGLNPEKVNVHGGAVALGHPLGCSGARILVTLLGVLKQKNGKCGVGGVCNGGGGASALVVELV, encoded by the exons ATGGCTCCAGCAGCATTGGCACCATCTTCGGATTCGATTAAGCCTAGAG ATGTATGCATTGTTGGTGTTGCACGTACGCCAATGGGTGCACTTCTTGGATCTCTTTCATCTTTATCTGCCACCAAGCTTGGCTCTATTGCTATTGAAG CTGCTCTTAAAAGAGCAAACGTTGATCCATCAACTGTTCAAGAAGTTATCTTTGGCAATGTCCTTAGTGCAAATTTAGGGCAGGCTCCTGCCAGGCAAGCTGCACTAGGTGCAGGAATACCTAATTCAGTAGTCTGCACCACCGTTAACAAAGTTTGTGCATCAGGGATGAAAG CAACAATGCTTGCCGCACAGAGTATCCAGCTGGGCATCAATGATGTTGTTGTGGCTGGTGGCATGGAAAGCATGTCCAATGCACCTAAGTATATTGCAGAAGCAAGGTTGGCATCCACTACCATTTATGTTTCTCTTAGCTTTGAACTCAATTGCAAATTCTCTGATCAGATACTAAAATACAGGAAGGGATCTCGCTTTGGACATGATTCTCTTGTTGATGGCATGCTGAAAGATGGTTTATGGGATGTCTATGGTGATTGTGCCATGGGATCATGTGCTGAACTATGTGCAGATAAACATACAATTACAAGGGAGGAGCAG GATGCCTTTGCCATCCAGAGCTTTGAGCGAGGAATTGCTGCCAAAGACTCTGGTGCCTTTGCATGGGAAATTGTTCCG GTTGAAGTTTCTGGTGGAAGGGGAAAGCCATCAACAATTGTTGACAAGGATGAAGGCCTAGGAAAG TTTGATGCTGCCAAATTAAGGAAGCTCCGTCCTAGTTTCAAGGAGAGCGGAGGTTCTGTTACTGCTGGCAATGCTTCAAGTATAAg TGATGGTGCTGCTGCTTTAGTTTTAGTGAGCGGAGAGACAGCAGTAAAACTTGGGCTGCAGGTGATTGCAAAGATCACAGGGTATGCTGATGCTGCACAG GCGCCAGAGTTCTTTACTACTGCTCCAGCTCTTGCAATTCCTAAAGCTATATCAAATGCTGGTTTGGAGGCATCtcaaattgatttttatgaaataaatgaaGCCTTTGCT GTTGTGGCTCTTGCGAATCAGAAACTGCTTGGACTTAATCct GAAAAAGTGAATGTGCATGGTGGAGCTGTAGCCTTGGGACATCCTCTAGGTTGTAGTGGAGCACGCATCTTGGTCACACTGTTGGGG GTACTGAAGCAGAAAAATGGGAAATGCGGTGTTGGTGGTGTTTGCAACGGAGGAGGCGGTGCATCTGCCCTTGTTGTAGAGCTTGTATGA
- the LOC109011859 gene encoding protein NOI4-like: protein MAEKDGPLPKFGEWDVNDPASAEGFTVIFNKARNEKKTGGKVDSPPKDDSKYKHGAVLGKPHSQKKWCCCIQSAHAES from the exons ATGGCG GAAAAGGATGGACCATTGCCAAAGTTTGGGGAATGGGATGTCAATGACCCAGCCTCGGCTGAGGGATTCACAGTAATCTTCAACAAGGCTCGAAATGAGAAAAAGACAGGTGGCAAGGTTGACTCACCACCAAAGGATGACTCAAAATATAAGCATGGAGCAGTTCTTGGGAAACCTCATTCC CAGAAAAAATGGTGTTGCTGCATACAGTCCGCTCATGCAGAATCATGA
- the LOC109011863 gene encoding transmembrane emp24 domain-containing protein p24beta2, protein MKLYWDLRVAVVVAALCLLFATKETEGIRFSIDREECLSHDVQYEGDTVHASFVVIKTDSQWHYFDDGVDLVVKGPTGEQIQDLREKVSGKFEFVAQTKGLYRFCFTNKSPYHETLDFDVHVGHFAYYDQHAKDEHFNPMLDQIAKLEEALYNIQFEQHWLEAQTDRQAIVNDGMSRRAVHKAMFESAALIGASVLQVYLLQRLFERKLGTSRV, encoded by the exons ATGAAATTGTACTGGGATTTGAGGGTTGCGGTGGTGGTGGCGGCGCTGTGTTTACTATTCGCAACCAAAGAAACGGAAGGGATAAGATTTTCGATAGACAGAGAAGAGTGCTTGTCCCACGATGTACAGTATGAGGGTGACACCGTTCATGCCTCGTTCGTTGTCATCAAGACCGATTCTCAATGGCATTACTTCGACGACGGCGTCGATCTTGTG GTGAAGGGGCCTACTGGCGAGCAGATTCAAGATCTCCGTGAGAAGGTAAGCGGGAAATTTGAGTTTGTGGCTCAAACAAAAGGGCTTTATCGGTTCTGTTTCACCAACAAGTCTCCCTACCATGAAACTCTCGACTTTGATGTCCATGTTGGTCATTTTGCATACTATGATCAGCATGCAAAAGATG AGCATTTCAACCCCATGTTGGACCAGATAGCAAAGTTGGAGGAAGCCCTTTACAACATCCAGTTTGAACAGCATTGGTTAGAGGCTCAGACGGACCGCCAAGCAATAG TGAATGATGGAATGAGTCGTAGAGCAGTCCATAAGGCAATGTTTGAATCAGCAGCACTCATTGGAGCTAGCGTCCTTCAAGTCTACCTTTTGCAACGCTTGTTTGAACGGAAGCTTGGGACATCCAGAGTTTAG
- the LOC109011861 gene encoding indole-3-glycerol phosphate synthase, chloroplastic-like, producing the protein MEGLVFLRPALPSLTHRPNQFSRRRSIPGTPMDFHIRNSGPFASSSIRAQQLESKDGSATVSQAAVSAENALKIKEWEVGMFHNEVAASQGIKIRRRPPTGPPLHYVGPFEFRLQNEGNTPRNILEEIIWNKDKEVSQSKERRPLSSLKKYLDNASPTRDFIGALKAANIRTGLPGLIAEVKKASPSRGVLREDFDPVEIGRAYERGGAACLSVLTDEKYFKGSFENLQLIKNAGVKCPLLCKEFVIDAWQIYNARIKGADAILLIAAVLPDLDIKYMIKICKMLGLAALVEVHDEREMDRVLGIEGVELIGINNRNLETFEVDISNTKKLLEGERGRRIHEKDIIVVGESGLFTPDDIAFVQEAGVRAVLVGESIVKQSDPGKGITGLFGKDISCS; encoded by the exons ATGGAGGGTTTGGTTTTTCTGCGACCCGCGCTTCCATCTCTCACTCACAGACCCAACCAATTCTCTAGGAGGAGGTCCATTCCAGGAACTCCGATGGACTTCCATATAAGAAATTCCGGTCCTTTTGCTTCTTCATCAATCAGAGCTCAACAG CTAGAGTCCAAGGATGGCTCTGCTACAGTTTCACAAGCAGCTGTATCCGCAGAAAATGCTCTCAAAATCAAGGAGTGGGAAGTGGGAATGTTCCACAATGAGGTAGCTGCTAGCCAGGGTATAAAAATTAGGAGGAGGCCTCCGACTGGACCTCCTTTGCACTATGTGGGACCTTTTGAGTTTCGGTTGCAGAATGAGGGCAATACTCCTCGGAATATTTTAGAGGAAATCATTTGGAACAAGGACAAGGAAGTCTCACAA TCTAAAGAGAGAAGGCCTCTTTCGTCACTGAAGAAATACCTCGACAATGCTTCTCCCACTAGGGACTTTATTGGAGCTCTTAAGGCAGCAAATATACGAACTGGACTTCCCGGATTGATTGCTGAAGTGAAAAAGGCTTCTCCAAGTAGAGGAGTTCTGAGAGAGGATTTTGATCCA GTTGAAATTGGCAGAGCTTATGAGCGAGGTGGAGCAGCTTGTCTCAGTGTTTTGACAGATGAGAAGTATTTTAAG GGAAGCTTTGAAAATCTGCAGTTGATAAAGAATGCTGGAGTCAAG TGCCCTCTACTGTGCAAAGAATTTGTCATAGATGCATGGCAGATCTACAATGCTCGAATAAAAGGTGCAGATGCCATTCTTTTAATTGCTGCTGTTTTGCCTGATCTTGACATCAAATACATGATTAAGATCTGCAAGATGCTTGGTTTGGCAGCACTTGTCGAG GTgcatgatgagagagagatggatcgAGTTCTTGGAATAGAAGGGGTTGAGCTTATTGGCATCAACAACCGCAATCTTG AAACATTTGAGGTTGATATAAGTAACACAAAGAAGCTTCTCGAAGGAGAGCGGGGTCGAAGGATTCATGAAAAAGacataatt GTAGTTGGGGAATCTGGGTTGTTTACTCCCGATGATATTGCTTTTGTACAAGAAGCTGGTGTTAGAGCG GTTTTGGTTGGAGAGTCGATTGTGAAACAAAGTGATCCTGGGAAGGGGATAACCGGACTTTTTGGCAAAGATATTTCATGCTCATGA
- the LOC109011860 gene encoding ribulose-1,5 bisphosphate carboxylase/oxygenase large subunit N-methyltransferase, chloroplastic isoform X2, protein MAEASGLFSATLTPCFNSLNKTIPFSHFQSQSQSQPIIFRKRPIHCSLSTSDTAKSTATQTVPWGCDIDSLENASALQKWLSESGLPPQKMAIERVEVGERGLVASKNIRKGEKLLFVPPSLVITADSEWSCAEAGKVLKQNSVPDWPLLATYLISEASQMKSSRWRNYISALPRQPYSLLYWTRAELDRYLEASQIRERAIERITDVIGTYNDLRLRIFSNYPHLFPEEVFNIETFKWSFGILFSRLVRLPSMDGRVALVPWADMMNHSCEVDTFLDYDRPSKGVVFTTDRPYEPGEQVYISYGKKSNGELLLSYGFVPKEGTNPSDSVELSLSLKKSDKCYKEKLEALRKYELSTSQCFPIQITGWPVELMAYAYLAVSPPSMSRQFKEMSAAASNKNTTKKDLRYPEIEEQALQFILDACESSLSKYNKFLQSSGSMDLDVTSPKQLNRRLFLKQLAVDLCTSERRILFRTQYILRRRLRDIRSGELRALRLFDGLRKLFN, encoded by the exons ATGGCTGAAGCTTCGGGACTCTTTAGCGCTACACTCACTCCATGTttcaattcactcaacaaaacTATACCTTTCTCACACTTTCAGTCTCAGTCTCAGTCTCAACCAATAATCTTTCGTAAGCGCCCGATTCATTGCTCACTCTCCACAAGTGACACCGCCAAATCCACAGCGACCCAGACTGTCCCCTGGGGTTGTGATATTGATTCCTTGGAAAACGCTTCGGCATTGCAGAAATGGTTGTCAGAGTCGGGTCTTCCGCCCCAGAAAATGGCCATAGAaagagtggaagtgggagaaAGAGGACTTGTTGCTTCGAAGAATATAAGGAAAGGCGAGAAGTTGCTCTTTGTGCCTCCATCACTAGTTATCACCGCAGACTCA GAGTGGAGCTGTGCGGAGGCTGGCAAAGTGTTAAAACAGAATTCTGTACCAGACTGGCCACTACTTGCAACTTACCTGATTAGTGAAGCAAGTCAAATGAAATCTTCAAGGTGGAGAAATTATATTTCAGCCTTACCTCGACAGCCCTATTCACTACTGTACTG GACGCGAGCAGAACTTGATCGGTATTTGGAAGCATCACAGATAAGAGAGCGTGCAATTGAGAGGATTACTGATGTTATTGGAAC ATACAATGACTTACGGCTCAGGATATTTTCCAATTATCCTCATTTATTCCCTGAAGAG GTATTCAATATTGAAACCTTCAAATGGTCATTCGGCATTCTTTTCTCACGCTTG GTTCGATTACCCTCGATGGATGGAAGAGTTGCCTTGGTTCCGTGGGCTGACATGATGAATCACAGTTGTGAG GTGGATACTTTTTTGGATTATGATAGGCCATCAAAGGGAGTAGTCTTTACCACAGACCGACCATATGAGCCAGGTGAGCAG gTTTACATTTCTTATGGCAAAAAGTCTAATGGAGAGCTATTGCTGTCATATGGATTTGTTCCGAAAGAGGGTACCAACCCTAGCGATTCAGTTGAGTTGTCACTGTCACTTAAGAAATCTGACAAATGTTATAAGGAGAAGTTGGAAGCTCTGAGGAAGTACGAATTGTCGAC ATCTCAGTGTTTTCCCATACAAATCACTGGTTGGCCAGTGGAGTTAATGGCATACGCTTATTTAGCAGTCAGCCCTCCAAGCATGAGCAGACAGTTTAAAGAG ATGTCTGCTGCggcatcaaataaaaataccaCCAAGAAGGATTTAAGATACCCTGAAATAGAGGAACAAGCACTGCAATTCATATTGGATGCTTGCGAATCTAGCCTATCAAAGTACAACAAATTCTTGCAA TCAAGTGGATCAATGGATTTGGATGTGACATCGCCAAAGCAACTGAATCGAAGACTGTTTCTGAAACAGCTAGCAGTAGACTTGTGTACTAGTGAACGGAGAATTCTATTCCGTACACAATAC ATACTGAGAAGGAGATTGAGGGATATAAGGAGCGGTGAATTGAGAGCTCTGAGACTCTTTGATGGGTTGAGGAAGCTATTCAATTGA
- the LOC109011860 gene encoding fructose-bisphosphate aldolase-lysine N-methyltransferase, chloroplastic isoform X1, which yields MAEASGLFSATLTPCFNSLNKTIPFSHFQSQSQSQPIIFRKRPIHCSLSTSDTAKSTATQTVPWGCDIDSLENASALQKWLSESGLPPQKMAIERVEVGERGLVASKNIRKGEKLLFVPPSLVITADSEWSCAEAGKVLKQNSVPDWPLLATYLISEASQMKSSRWRNYISALPRQPYSLLYWTRAELDRYLEASQIRERAIERITDVIGTYNDLRLRIFSNYPHLFPEEVFNIETFKWSFGILFSRLVRLPSMDGRVALVPWADMMNHSCEVDTFLDYDRPSKGVVFTTDRPYEPGEQVYISYGKKSNGELLLSYGFVPKEGTNPSDSVELSLSLKKSDKCYKEKLEALRKYELSTRSQCFPIQITGWPVELMAYAYLAVSPPSMSRQFKEMSAAASNKNTTKKDLRYPEIEEQALQFILDACESSLSKYNKFLQSSGSMDLDVTSPKQLNRRLFLKQLAVDLCTSERRILFRTQYILRRRLRDIRSGELRALRLFDGLRKLFN from the exons ATGGCTGAAGCTTCGGGACTCTTTAGCGCTACACTCACTCCATGTttcaattcactcaacaaaacTATACCTTTCTCACACTTTCAGTCTCAGTCTCAGTCTCAACCAATAATCTTTCGTAAGCGCCCGATTCATTGCTCACTCTCCACAAGTGACACCGCCAAATCCACAGCGACCCAGACTGTCCCCTGGGGTTGTGATATTGATTCCTTGGAAAACGCTTCGGCATTGCAGAAATGGTTGTCAGAGTCGGGTCTTCCGCCCCAGAAAATGGCCATAGAaagagtggaagtgggagaaAGAGGACTTGTTGCTTCGAAGAATATAAGGAAAGGCGAGAAGTTGCTCTTTGTGCCTCCATCACTAGTTATCACCGCAGACTCA GAGTGGAGCTGTGCGGAGGCTGGCAAAGTGTTAAAACAGAATTCTGTACCAGACTGGCCACTACTTGCAACTTACCTGATTAGTGAAGCAAGTCAAATGAAATCTTCAAGGTGGAGAAATTATATTTCAGCCTTACCTCGACAGCCCTATTCACTACTGTACTG GACGCGAGCAGAACTTGATCGGTATTTGGAAGCATCACAGATAAGAGAGCGTGCAATTGAGAGGATTACTGATGTTATTGGAAC ATACAATGACTTACGGCTCAGGATATTTTCCAATTATCCTCATTTATTCCCTGAAGAG GTATTCAATATTGAAACCTTCAAATGGTCATTCGGCATTCTTTTCTCACGCTTG GTTCGATTACCCTCGATGGATGGAAGAGTTGCCTTGGTTCCGTGGGCTGACATGATGAATCACAGTTGTGAG GTGGATACTTTTTTGGATTATGATAGGCCATCAAAGGGAGTAGTCTTTACCACAGACCGACCATATGAGCCAGGTGAGCAG gTTTACATTTCTTATGGCAAAAAGTCTAATGGAGAGCTATTGCTGTCATATGGATTTGTTCCGAAAGAGGGTACCAACCCTAGCGATTCAGTTGAGTTGTCACTGTCACTTAAGAAATCTGACAAATGTTATAAGGAGAAGTTGGAAGCTCTGAGGAAGTACGAATTGTCGAC CAGATCTCAGTGTTTTCCCATACAAATCACTGGTTGGCCAGTGGAGTTAATGGCATACGCTTATTTAGCAGTCAGCCCTCCAAGCATGAGCAGACAGTTTAAAGAG ATGTCTGCTGCggcatcaaataaaaataccaCCAAGAAGGATTTAAGATACCCTGAAATAGAGGAACAAGCACTGCAATTCATATTGGATGCTTGCGAATCTAGCCTATCAAAGTACAACAAATTCTTGCAA TCAAGTGGATCAATGGATTTGGATGTGACATCGCCAAAGCAACTGAATCGAAGACTGTTTCTGAAACAGCTAGCAGTAGACTTGTGTACTAGTGAACGGAGAATTCTATTCCGTACACAATAC ATACTGAGAAGGAGATTGAGGGATATAAGGAGCGGTGAATTGAGAGCTCTGAGACTCTTTGATGGGTTGAGGAAGCTATTCAATTGA
- the LOC109011862 gene encoding uncharacterized protein LOC109011862 translates to MKISMFANSNIISCNSAAFPSLNFHDPKLKTSLQSQQLRPGISSRKTGSNFSAFCQPHNHTSSILASQKKGLTQICHCTLTSQNSEDAVVEKRDSSDGGLGGGGNDGEGRDWTTSILLLVFWGALMYYVFNLTPNQTPSRDMYFLKKLLNLKGDDGFTMNEVLVSLWYIMGLWPLVYSMLLLPTGRSSKSNIPVWPFIISSFFGGAYALLPYFVLWRPPPPPVEETEIRRWPLNFLESKLTAAISLAAGLGILVYAGLANWETWKEFYQYFRESKFIHITCLDFTLLSAFAPFWVYNDMTARKWFDKGSWLLPLSLVPFLGPALYIVLRPSLSSLSISLGPTTSEPK, encoded by the exons ATGAAAATCAGCATGTTTGCTAATTCCAACATTATCTCCTGCAACTCCGCTGCCTTTCCATCTCTTAATTTCCATGACCCCAAACTCAAAACCTCACTTCAAAGCCAACAGCTTAGACCTGGAATCTCATCTCGCAAAACAGGCTCAAATTTCTCTGCTTTTTGCCAACCCCATAACCATACAAGTTCAATCTTAGCATCTCAGAAAAAAGGTCTAACTCAGATTTGTCATTGTACCTTAACCAGTCAGAACTCAGAGGATGCAGTAGTGGAAAAAAGAGATTCCTCGGATGGAGGGCTTGGCGGGGGTGGAAATGACGGAGAGGGGAGGGACTGGACAACCTCGATTTTGCTCTTGGTGTTTTGGGGAGCACTCATGTATTATGTTTTCAATCTTACTCCGAACCAGACTCCG TCAAGGGACATGTATTTCTTGAAAAAGCTCCTGAATTTGAAGGGAGATGATGGTTTCACGATGAATGAAGTGCTTGTGTCTTTGTGGTACATAATGGGTTTGTGGCCCCTGGTGTATAGCATGCTGCTGCTCCCAACAGGTAGAAG CTCAAAAAGCAACATTCCTGTCTGGCCCTTCataatatcttcattttttggCGGTGCATATGCTCTTCTTCCCTATTTTGTACTTTGGAGACCCCCACCACCTCCTGTTGAAGAAACTGAAATCAGAAGATGGCCTCTGAATTTTCTGGAATCAAAATTAACAGCTGCG ATATCACTTGCTGCAGGACTAGGGATACTTGTTTATGCAGGTTTGGCTAATTGGGAAACCTGGAAGGAATTTTACCAGTACTTCAGAGAAAGCAAATTT ATCCATATCACATGTCTTGATTTTACTCTGCTATCTGCGTTTGCACCCTTTTGGGTTTACAACGATATGACTGCCAGAAAGTG GTTTGACAAAGGTTCTTGGCTGCTTCCCCTATCCCTGGTGCCATTCTTGGGTCCTGCTTTGTACATTGTCCTACGGCCATCGCTATCATCGCTGTCCATATCACTCGGTCCTACTACATCAGAGCCCAAATGA